One Pseudomonas tolaasii NCPPB 2192 genomic window carries:
- the bamA gene encoding outer membrane protein assembly factor BamA produces MKRLLLTAVLTVLMIAEVHAESFTISDIRVNGLQRVSAGSVFGALPLNVGEQADDRRLVESTRALFKTGFFQDIQLGREGNVLVITVVERPSVASIEIEGNKAISTEDLMKGLKQSGLAEGEIFQRATLEGVRNELQRQYVAQGRYSASVETEVIPQPRNRVGLKVKINEGTVAAIQHINVVGNTKFADDDLIDLFELKTTNWLSFFKNDDKYAREKLSGDLERLRSYYLDRGYINMDIASTQVSITPDKKHVYITVNVNEGEKYTVRDVKLSGDLKVPEDQVKSLLLVQKDQVFSRKLMTTTSELITRRLGNDGYTFANVNGVPTPHDEDHTVDITFVVDPGKRAYVNRINFRGNTKSADEVLRREMRQMEGGWASTYLIDQSKTRLERLGFFKEVNVETPAVPGVDDQVDVNYAVEEQASGSITASVGFAQSAGLILGGSITQNNFLGTGNKVSIGLTRSEYQSRYNFGYVDPYWTADGVSLGYNAFYRTTDYKDLDVDVASYAIDSFGVGANIGYPISETSRLTFGLTAQQDKIKTGVYTVDEIFDFVRKEGDQFLNFKASAGWSESTLNKGVLATRGHSQSLTLEATTPGSDLSFFKLDYRGQLFQPISDNYTVRLHTELGYGDGYGSTSGLPFYENYYAGGFNSVRGFKDSTLGPRGTPSRGFAATGNAGTQIDSDDKPLPFGGNVLIQGGAEILFPLPFVKDQRSLRTSVFWDVGNVFDSKCEQVTNPNGTKSNTQCNDVSFSNLASSVGVGVTWVTALGPLSFALAMPVKKPDNAETQIFQFSLGQTF; encoded by the coding sequence ATGAAACGTCTGCTGCTAACTGCGGTTCTCACCGTATTGATGATCGCCGAAGTTCACGCCGAGTCCTTCACTATCTCCGATATTCGCGTCAACGGCCTCCAGCGGGTTTCCGCCGGTAGCGTCTTTGGTGCCTTGCCGTTGAACGTCGGGGAACAGGCTGATGACCGTCGCCTGGTGGAATCCACTCGTGCGCTGTTCAAAACCGGGTTCTTTCAAGATATCCAACTGGGTCGCGAAGGTAACGTCCTGGTCATCACCGTGGTCGAGCGACCTTCCGTCGCCAGTATCGAGATCGAAGGCAACAAGGCGATCTCTACTGAAGACCTGATGAAGGGGCTTAAACAGTCCGGCCTCGCCGAGGGCGAGATTTTCCAGCGTGCAACCCTTGAGGGTGTGCGTAACGAACTGCAACGCCAGTACGTTGCCCAGGGTCGCTACTCCGCGTCCGTGGAAACCGAAGTGATCCCGCAGCCTCGTAACCGTGTTGGCCTCAAGGTCAAAATCAACGAAGGCACCGTGGCGGCTATTCAGCACATCAACGTGGTGGGCAACACCAAGTTTGCTGATGACGACCTGATCGACCTGTTCGAACTCAAAACCACCAACTGGTTGTCGTTCTTCAAGAACGATGACAAGTACGCGCGTGAAAAACTGTCCGGTGACCTGGAGCGTCTGCGTTCCTACTACCTGGACCGCGGCTATATCAACATGGATATTGCTTCGACCCAGGTGTCCATTACTCCGGACAAAAAACACGTCTACATCACTGTCAACGTCAACGAAGGCGAGAAGTACACCGTTCGTGACGTCAAACTCAGTGGTGACTTGAAAGTGCCTGAAGATCAGGTCAAGTCGCTGCTGCTGGTGCAGAAGGATCAGGTGTTCTCGCGCAAGCTGATGACCACCACGTCCGAACTGATCACTCGCCGTCTGGGTAACGACGGTTACACGTTTGCCAACGTGAACGGTGTACCGACTCCGCACGACGAGGATCACACCGTAGACATCACCTTTGTGGTCGATCCAGGTAAACGCGCTTACGTAAACCGCATCAACTTCCGTGGCAACACCAAGTCTGCGGACGAAGTGCTGCGTCGTGAAATGCGTCAGATGGAAGGCGGCTGGGCTTCGACCTACTTGATCGACCAGTCCAAGACCCGTCTCGAGCGTCTGGGCTTCTTCAAGGAAGTCAACGTCGAAACGCCGGCCGTACCGGGTGTGGATGACCAGGTTGACGTGAATTACGCTGTAGAAGAGCAAGCTTCGGGTTCGATTACTGCCAGTGTCGGTTTTGCCCAGAGCGCCGGTCTGATCCTTGGCGGTTCGATTACCCAGAACAACTTCCTCGGTACCGGTAACAAGGTTTCCATCGGCCTGACCCGAAGCGAATACCAGAGCCGCTATAACTTCGGTTATGTCGACCCCTACTGGACTGCTGACGGTGTGAGCCTGGGCTACAACGCTTTCTATCGCACCACTGACTACAAAGACCTTGATGTTGACGTAGCCAGCTATGCCATCGACAGCTTTGGTGTTGGCGCCAACATCGGTTACCCGATCAGTGAGACTTCGCGTCTGACCTTTGGCCTGACTGCGCAGCAGGACAAGATCAAGACCGGCGTATACACCGTCGACGAGATTTTCGACTTCGTACGCAAAGAAGGCGACCAGTTCCTGAACTTCAAGGCATCGGCCGGCTGGTCGGAGTCGACTCTTAACAAAGGCGTGCTGGCCACCCGTGGTCACTCCCAAAGCCTGACCCTGGAAGCTACTACGCCGGGCAGCGACCTGTCGTTCTTCAAGCTCGACTACCGTGGCCAGTTGTTCCAGCCGATCAGCGATAACTACACTGTTCGTCTGCACACTGAGCTGGGTTATGGCGACGGTTACGGTTCGACCAGTGGTCTGCCGTTCTACGAGAACTACTATGCAGGTGGTTTCAACTCGGTGCGTGGCTTCAAGGACAGCACACTGGGGCCTCGTGGCACGCCTAGCCGTGGCTTTGCTGCCACCGGTAACGCCGGTACACAAATAGACTCCGACGATAAGCCGTTGCCATTCGGTGGTAACGTGCTGATCCAGGGTGGTGCGGAAATTCTGTTCCCGCTGCCGTTCGTCAAGGATCAACGTTCTCTGCGTACTTCGGTCTTCTGGGATGTGGGTAACGTGTTCGACTCCAAGTGCGAACAGGTCACCAACCCGAATGGCACCAAGTCCAATACACAGTGCAACGACGTGAGCTTCAGCAACCTGGCAAGCTCGGTAGGTGTGGGTGTGACCTGGGTGACTGCGCTGGGCCCATTGAGCTTTGCTCTGGCCATGCCGGTCAAGAAACCGGATAACGCTGAAACCCAGATTTTCCAATTCTCCCTCGGCCAGACGTTCTAA
- a CDS encoding OmpH family outer membrane protein, giving the protein MRKLTQLVLLATVLVTTPAFAEMKIAVLNYQMALLESDAAKKYAVDAEKKFGPQLTKLKTLESSAKGIQDRLVAGGDKMQQGERERLELEFKQKARDYQFQSKELNEAKAVADREMLKQLKPKLDSAVEEVIKKGAFDLVFERGAVIDVKPQYDITRQVIERMNQLK; this is encoded by the coding sequence GTGCGTAAGTTGACTCAATTGGTCCTGCTGGCCACTGTGCTGGTAACCACCCCGGCCTTCGCCGAAATGAAAATCGCCGTCCTGAACTATCAGATGGCTCTGCTGGAGTCCGACGCGGCCAAGAAATATGCCGTGGACGCCGAAAAAAAATTCGGTCCTCAACTGACCAAGCTGAAAACCCTGGAAAGCAGTGCCAAGGGCATCCAGGATCGTCTGGTAGCCGGTGGCGACAAAATGCAGCAAGGCGAGCGCGAGCGTCTGGAGCTTGAATTCAAGCAAAAGGCCCGTGACTACCAGTTCCAGTCCAAGGAGCTGAACGAAGCCAAGGCTGTTGCCGACCGTGAAATGCTCAAGCAGCTCAAGCCGAAACTCGACAGCGCTGTGGAAGAAGTCATCAAGAAAGGTGCCTTTGACCTGGTGTTCGAGCGCGGTGCCGTGATCGACGTCAAGCCTCAATACGACATCACCCGCCAGGTGATCGAGCGCATGAACCAGCTGAAGTAA
- the lpxD gene encoding UDP-3-O-(3-hydroxymyristoyl)glucosamine N-acyltransferase, translating into MTATIKLGELAEFLGAALRGSPEKEITGLATLQEAGPAQLSFLANPQYRKYLVDSNAAAVLLKAADAEGFAGDALVVADPYLAYAKASHLFDPKPKAAGGVHPSAVIADDARVDPAASIGAFAVIESGARIAAGVTVGAHCFIGARCEIGADGWLAPRVTLYHDVRIGERVVIQSGAVIGGEGFGFANSKGVWHKIAQVGGVLIGDDVEIGVNTAVDRGALADTVIGNGVKLDNQIQIAHNVQIGDHTAMAACVGISGSTKIGKHCMLAGGVGLVGHIEVCDNVFITGMTMVTHSITEPGAYSSGTAMQPAAEWRKSAARLRQLDDMARRLKQLEKRVADVTPDGNASSEG; encoded by the coding sequence ATGACCGCGACTATCAAGCTCGGCGAGTTGGCCGAGTTCCTGGGGGCCGCCTTGCGCGGCTCCCCGGAGAAGGAAATCACTGGGCTAGCCACCTTGCAGGAGGCTGGCCCAGCTCAGTTGAGCTTCCTCGCAAATCCCCAATACCGTAAATACCTGGTCGACAGCAACGCCGCAGCCGTATTGCTGAAGGCGGCTGACGCCGAAGGGTTTGCCGGGGATGCGTTGGTGGTGGCTGACCCTTACCTGGCTTACGCCAAGGCATCGCACCTGTTCGATCCAAAACCCAAGGCAGCGGGCGGAGTTCATCCGTCGGCCGTGATTGCTGACGATGCCCGGGTTGATCCTGCGGCCAGCATCGGTGCGTTTGCCGTGATCGAAAGTGGCGCGCGCATTGCTGCCGGTGTAACAGTCGGTGCCCATTGCTTTATCGGTGCACGTTGCGAAATCGGTGCCGATGGCTGGCTCGCTCCTCGCGTTACCCTGTACCACGATGTGCGTATTGGTGAGCGTGTGGTCATCCAGTCGGGCGCCGTGATTGGCGGTGAAGGCTTTGGTTTTGCCAATTCCAAAGGTGTCTGGCACAAGATTGCCCAGGTCGGCGGGGTATTGATTGGCGATGACGTTGAAATCGGCGTCAATACCGCGGTAGACCGCGGTGCGCTGGCCGATACCGTGATCGGTAATGGGGTGAAGCTCGACAATCAGATCCAGATCGCCCACAACGTTCAAATTGGCGATCACACCGCCATGGCGGCTTGCGTGGGTATCTCCGGCAGCACCAAAATCGGCAAGCATTGCATGCTGGCCGGTGGTGTAGGGCTGGTGGGGCACATCGAAGTTTGCGACAACGTCTTCATCACCGGTATGACCATGGTGACCCACTCGATTACCGAGCCGGGTGCCTATTCTTCCGGTACCGCCATGCAGCCTGCGGCTGAGTGGCGCAAAAGTGCGGCACGTTTAAGGCAGCTCGACGACATGGCCCGGCGCCTCAAGCAGCTGGAAAAGCGTGTTGCAGACGTGACCCCTGACGGTAATGCTTCATCAGAAGGCTGA
- the fabZ gene encoding 3-hydroxyacyl-ACP dehydratase FabZ, producing the protein MMDINEIREYLPHRYPFLLVDRVVDLNVEEKRIRAYKNVSINEPFFNGHFPAHPIMPGVLIIEAMAQAAGILGFKMLDLKPADGTLYYFVGSDKLRFRNPVTPGDQLILEAKFISCKRQIWKFECQASVDGKPVCSAEIICAERKL; encoded by the coding sequence ATGATGGACATCAACGAGATTCGCGAATACCTGCCTCACCGTTACCCGTTCCTGCTGGTGGATCGTGTAGTGGACCTCAACGTCGAGGAAAAGCGCATTCGTGCCTACAAGAATGTCAGCATCAACGAACCGTTCTTCAATGGTCATTTTCCGGCGCACCCAATCATGCCCGGCGTGTTGATCATCGAAGCGATGGCCCAGGCTGCCGGTATCCTTGGTTTCAAAATGCTCGACCTCAAGCCTGCCGACGGCACGCTGTATTATTTCGTGGGTTCCGACAAGCTGCGGTTCCGCAACCCCGTTACTCCGGGTGACCAGTTGATCCTGGAAGCCAAGTTCATCAGCTGCAAGCGCCAGATCTGGAAGTTCGAATGCCAGGCCTCGGTGGACGGCAAGCCGGTGTGCTCTGCCGAGATCATCTGCGCGGAACGCAAACTATGA
- the lpxA gene encoding acyl-ACP--UDP-N-acetylglucosamine O-acyltransferase, which produces MSLIDPRAIIDPSAVLAADVEVGPWSIVGAGVEIGEGTVIGPHVILKGPTRIGKHNRIYQFSSVGEDTPDMKYKGEETRLVIGDHNIIREGVTIHRGTVQDRAETTLGDHNLIMAYAHIGHDSVIGNHCILVNNTALAGHVHVDDWAILSGFTLVHQYCHIGAHSFSGMGTAIGKDVPAYVTVFGNPAEARSMNFEGMRRRGFSDDAIHALRRAYKTVYRQGLTVEQALTELTEAAALFPEVAIFRDSIQTSTRGITR; this is translated from the coding sequence ATGAGTTTGATTGACCCTCGCGCAATCATCGATCCGTCGGCCGTTCTGGCCGCCGACGTTGAGGTCGGCCCTTGGTCGATCGTCGGCGCAGGTGTTGAAATCGGCGAGGGGACTGTCATCGGGCCACACGTGATCCTCAAGGGTCCGACCCGTATTGGCAAACACAACCGTATCTACCAGTTTTCCTCGGTAGGCGAAGACACCCCGGACATGAAGTACAAGGGTGAGGAAACGCGCCTGGTCATCGGTGATCACAACATCATTCGTGAGGGCGTGACCATTCACCGGGGCACGGTTCAGGATCGTGCGGAAACCACGCTCGGCGACCATAACCTGATCATGGCCTATGCACACATCGGCCATGACAGTGTGATCGGCAACCATTGCATTCTGGTCAACAACACCGCGTTGGCGGGCCATGTGCACGTTGATGACTGGGCAATCCTGTCCGGTTTCACCCTGGTGCATCAGTACTGCCACATCGGTGCCCACAGTTTTTCCGGCATGGGTACGGCGATCGGCAAGGACGTTCCTGCCTATGTCACCGTATTCGGCAACCCTGCCGAAGCCCGCAGCATGAATTTCGAAGGCATGCGCCGCCGTGGTTTCAGCGACGACGCGATCCACGCCCTGCGTCGCGCCTACAAGACCGTTTACCGTCAAGGGTTGACGGTTGAACAGGCGCTGACCGAGCTGACCGAGGCGGCGGCGTTGTTCCCGGAAGTCGCGATATTCCGTGACTCGATCCAGACGTCGACTCGCGGCATCACGCGCTGA
- the lpxB gene encoding lipid-A-disaccharide synthase: MASLRIALVAGEASGDILGAGLMRALKAQHPAVEFIGVGGPLMQAEGLTSYFPMERLSVMGLVEVLGRLRELLARRKLLIKTLIEEKPDVFIGIDAPDFTLNIELKLRQAGIKTVHYVSPSVWAWRQKRVLKIREGCDLMLTLLPFEARFYEEKGVPVRFVGHTLADAIPLQADRAAARAELGLPDGPLVALMPGSRGGEVGRLASVFFDAAERLQALKPGVRFVLPCASPQRRAQIETLLQGRNLPLTLLDGQSHLALAACDAVLIASGTATLEALLYKRPMVVAYRLAPLTFWILKRMVKSPYISLPNLLAQRLLVPELLQDDATPEALAQTLLPLIDGGEEQTRGFDDIHRTLRRDASNQAADAVLTLIGKKQEAL, encoded by the coding sequence ATGGCCAGTCTGCGTATAGCGCTGGTCGCCGGTGAAGCTTCCGGTGATATTTTGGGCGCAGGCCTGATGCGGGCCCTTAAGGCCCAGCATCCTGCGGTCGAGTTTATCGGCGTCGGTGGTCCGCTGATGCAGGCCGAAGGGCTCACGTCCTACTTTCCCATGGAGCGCTTGTCGGTCATGGGCCTGGTCGAGGTCCTGGGGCGCCTGCGTGAGTTGCTCGCTCGTCGCAAGCTGCTGATTAAAACCCTGATCGAAGAAAAGCCCGACGTGTTTATTGGCATCGATGCGCCGGACTTCACCCTCAATATCGAACTCAAGTTGCGTCAGGCCGGGATCAAGACCGTGCATTACGTCAGCCCCTCCGTGTGGGCGTGGCGACAGAAGCGCGTGCTGAAGATCCGTGAAGGCTGCGACTTGATGTTGACCCTGCTGCCTTTCGAGGCCAGGTTTTACGAAGAGAAGGGCGTGCCCGTGCGGTTTGTTGGTCACACCCTGGCTGACGCCATTCCCTTGCAGGCGGATCGTGCGGCTGCCCGCGCCGAATTGGGGTTGCCCGATGGCCCGCTCGTCGCCTTGATGCCGGGTAGCCGTGGTGGCGAAGTGGGCCGTCTGGCGTCTGTATTCTTCGATGCCGCCGAGCGCCTACAAGCGTTGAAGCCCGGCGTACGTTTCGTGCTGCCCTGCGCCAGCCCGCAACGTCGCGCGCAAATTGAAACATTGCTGCAAGGGCGCAACCTGCCGTTGACCCTGCTGGATGGCCAATCGCACTTGGCCCTGGCTGCCTGCGACGCGGTTTTGATCGCCTCTGGCACCGCCACCCTGGAAGCTTTGTTGTACAAGCGCCCGATGGTCGTGGCTTATCGCCTGGCGCCACTGACGTTCTGGATTCTCAAACGCATGGTGAAAAGCCCCTACATCTCCTTGCCCAACCTGCTGGCGCAACGTTTGTTGGTGCCCGAGTTGTTGCAGGACGATGCTACGCCCGAAGCCCTCGCCCAAACCCTGCTGCCCTTGATCGATGGCGGCGAAGAGCAGACCCGTGGTTTTGACGACATCCACCGCACCCTGCGGCGTGATGCGTCGAATCAGGCGGCCGACGCCGTGTTGACCTTGATCGGCAAGAAACAGGAAGCCTTATGA
- the rnhB gene encoding ribonuclease HII, whose protein sequence is MTTQMGLDFSLVAQAHELVAGVDEVGRGPLCGAVVTAAVILDPNRPILGLNDSKKLTEARREKLYDEICEKALSWHIARAEVEEIDELNILHATMLAMQRAVEGLHITPKMAMIDGNRCPKLAMPSEAVVKGDSKVPAIAAASILAKVSRDREMAAFELIYPGYGIGGHKGYPTPVHLEALARLGPTPIHRRSFAPVRLAYEARESLSEV, encoded by the coding sequence ATGACGACGCAAATGGGCCTGGATTTCAGCCTGGTCGCCCAAGCCCACGAACTGGTGGCCGGCGTTGACGAAGTCGGGCGCGGGCCTTTGTGCGGCGCAGTCGTCACGGCGGCGGTGATCCTCGATCCAAATCGCCCGATCCTCGGCCTCAACGACTCGAAGAAACTGACCGAAGCGCGCCGTGAAAAGCTTTACGACGAGATTTGCGAGAAAGCCCTGAGCTGGCACATTGCTCGGGCCGAAGTCGAAGAAATCGACGAGCTGAATATCCTGCACGCCACCATGCTGGCCATGCAGCGTGCAGTCGAAGGCCTGCATATCACGCCGAAAATGGCGATGATCGACGGCAACCGTTGCCCGAAGCTGGCGATGCCATCCGAAGCCGTGGTCAAGGGCGATAGCAAGGTTCCGGCCATCGCCGCCGCCTCTATTCTCGCCAAAGTCAGCCGTGATCGTGAAATGGCCGCCTTTGAGTTGATCTATCCTGGCTACGGCATTGGCGGCCACAAGGGCTACCCGACGCCCGTTCATCTGGAAGCCCTCGCGCGTTTGGGCCCAACCCCGATTCACCGCCGCTCGTTCGCCCCGGTCCGCCTGGCTTACGAAGCGCGGGAGAGCCTCAGCGAGGTTTAG
- the dnaE gene encoding DNA polymerase III subunit alpha — protein MPASFVHLRLHTEYSLVDGLVRIKPLVKTLVGMNMPAVAVTDQNNMCSLVKFYKNAMGAGIKPICGADLWLSNKDPDNPLSRISLLAMNGVGYRNLTELISRGFIDGQRNGSIIIEREWVAEASEGLIMLSAAKEGEIGIALLGGNPHEAEVLAAEWMQVFPDRFYLEVQRTNRPNDEEHLHAAVALADKLGAPLVATNDVRFIKKEDFEAHETRVCIGEGRALDDPRRSKNYSEEQYLKSAEEMAELFSDLPEALENSVEIAKRCNIEVKLGKHFLPNFPIPDGMTIDEYFRKVSFDGLEERLAVLLPRDTTEDYEARRQVYVDRLNFELDIIIQMGFPGYFLIVMDFIQWAKNNGVPVGPGRGSGAGSLVAYVQKITDLDPLEYDLLFERFLNPERVSMPDFDVDFCMDGRDRVIEYVAEKYGRNAVSQIITFGSMAAKAVIRDVARVQGKSYGLADRLSKMIPFEVGMTLEKAYEQEEILRDFIKIDEEAAEIWDMARKLEGVVRNVGKHAGGVVIAPTKLTDFSPIYCDEEGDGLVTQFDKDDVEAAGLVKFDFLGLRTLTIIDWALKTINRDRAKVGEEPLDIAFIPLDDKPTYTLLQKAETTAVFQLESRGMKELIKKLKPDCLEDLIALVALFRPGPLQSGMVDDFINRKHGRAELAYPHSDYQYEGLKPVLAPTYGIILYQEQVMQIAQVMAGYTLGGADMLRRAMGKKKPEEMAKQRGGFIEGCATNNIDADLAGNIFDLVEKFAGYGFNKSHSAAYGLVSYQTAWLKAHYPAPFMAAVLSADMHNTDKVVTLIEEVRTMKLRLDAPDVNASEFKFTVNDEGRIIYGLGAIKGVGEGPVEAITEARQNGPFKDLFDFCARVDLKRINKRTLDGLIRSGALDRLGPYFHDEPKAYQANIDRNRAVLLAAMEEAIKAAEQTARTHDSGHADLFGGLFVEEDADVYGNHRKAKELTLKERLKGEKDTLGLYLTGHPIDEYEGEIRRFARQRIIDLKPARDTQTVAGMIIALRVMKNKKGDKMGFITLDDRSGRIEASLFADAFHSAQSLLQTDAMVVVEGEVSNDDFSGGLRLRIKRVMSMEDARTNLAESLRLKVKTEALKGDQLRWLGDLLKRHRGACPVTMEYTGNDAKAMLQFGETWRIDPADGLIQALRDQFGRDNVFLQYR, from the coding sequence ATGCCGGCTTCATTCGTTCACCTGCGCCTGCACACTGAATACTCCCTGGTCGACGGCCTGGTGCGGATCAAACCGCTGGTCAAAACCCTGGTGGGCATGAACATGCCTGCGGTGGCGGTGACCGATCAGAACAACATGTGTTCCCTGGTCAAGTTCTACAAGAACGCCATGGGCGCCGGCATCAAGCCGATCTGCGGCGCCGACCTGTGGCTGTCGAACAAAGACCCGGATAACCCCCTGAGCCGCATCAGCCTGCTGGCGATGAACGGCGTGGGTTATCGCAACCTCACTGAATTGATTTCCCGCGGTTTTATCGATGGCCAGCGCAATGGCTCGATCATCATCGAGCGTGAGTGGGTGGCTGAGGCCAGCGAAGGTCTGATCATGCTGTCGGCCGCCAAAGAGGGCGAGATCGGTATCGCGCTGCTGGGCGGCAACCCTCACGAGGCCGAAGTGCTGGCGGCTGAATGGATGCAGGTCTTCCCCGACCGCTTCTACCTGGAAGTCCAGCGCACCAACCGCCCCAACGATGAAGAGCATCTGCACGCCGCCGTGGCCCTGGCCGACAAGCTGGGCGCGCCGCTGGTGGCGACCAACGATGTGCGTTTTATCAAGAAAGAAGATTTCGAGGCTCACGAAACCCGTGTGTGCATCGGCGAAGGTCGGGCGCTGGACGATCCACGTCGTTCGAAGAATTACAGCGAAGAGCAGTACCTCAAAAGCGCCGAGGAAATGGCCGAGCTGTTCAGCGATCTGCCCGAGGCGCTGGAAAACTCCGTCGAGATTGCCAAGCGCTGCAACATTGAAGTGAAGCTGGGCAAGCACTTCCTGCCCAACTTCCCGATTCCCGATGGCATGACCATCGACGAGTACTTCCGCAAGGTCTCGTTCGACGGCCTGGAAGAGCGGCTTGCCGTCCTGCTGCCCCGGGACACCACCGAAGACTACGAGGCCAGGCGTCAGGTTTACGTTGATCGGCTGAATTTCGAGCTGGATATCATTATCCAGATGGGGTTCCCCGGTTACTTCCTGATCGTGATGGACTTTATCCAGTGGGCCAAGAACAACGGCGTGCCCGTTGGCCCTGGCCGGGGGTCAGGTGCCGGTTCGCTGGTGGCCTATGTGCAGAAGATCACCGACCTTGACCCGCTGGAATATGACCTGCTGTTCGAACGGTTCCTCAACCCGGAACGGGTTTCCATGCCCGACTTCGACGTCGACTTCTGCATGGATGGCCGCGACCGGGTGATCGAATACGTGGCCGAGAAATATGGCCGCAATGCTGTAAGCCAGATCATCACATTCGGTTCCATGGCGGCAAAAGCTGTAATCCGTGACGTGGCGCGGGTGCAGGGCAAGTCCTACGGCCTGGCGGACCGACTGTCGAAGATGATTCCGTTCGAAGTCGGCATGACGCTGGAAAAAGCCTACGAGCAGGAAGAAATCCTGCGTGACTTCATCAAGATCGATGAAGAGGCCGCCGAAATCTGGGACATGGCGCGCAAGCTTGAAGGGGTGGTGCGTAACGTCGGTAAGCACGCCGGTGGTGTGGTAATTGCTCCTACAAAGCTCACCGACTTTTCGCCGATCTATTGCGACGAAGAAGGCGACGGCCTGGTGACCCAGTTCGACAAGGACGACGTGGAGGCGGCCGGCCTGGTGAAGTTCGACTTCCTCGGCCTGCGGACCCTGACGATCATCGACTGGGCGCTCAAGACCATCAACCGCGACCGCGCCAAGGTGGGCGAGGAGCCACTGGACATCGCTTTCATCCCGCTGGACGACAAACCGACCTACACCCTGCTGCAAAAAGCCGAAACCACGGCGGTGTTCCAGCTTGAATCCCGCGGTATGAAAGAGCTGATCAAAAAGCTCAAGCCCGACTGCCTGGAAGACTTGATCGCACTGGTGGCCCTGTTCCGCCCGGGCCCATTGCAATCGGGCATGGTGGATGACTTCATCAACCGCAAGCACGGCCGTGCCGAGCTGGCGTACCCGCACTCCGACTATCAATACGAAGGCCTCAAGCCCGTATTGGCGCCGACCTACGGCATCATCCTGTATCAGGAACAGGTGATGCAGATTGCCCAGGTCATGGCTGGTTACACCCTTGGCGGCGCGGACATGCTGCGTCGAGCGATGGGTAAGAAAAAACCCGAGGAAATGGCCAAGCAGCGCGGCGGCTTTATTGAAGGTTGCGCGACCAATAACATCGACGCGGACCTGGCCGGTAACATTTTCGACCTGGTGGAAAAATTCGCCGGTTACGGCTTCAACAAGTCCCACTCCGCCGCCTACGGCCTGGTGTCGTACCAGACCGCCTGGCTAAAGGCCCACTACCCGGCGCCATTCATGGCCGCGGTACTCTCGGCGGATATGCACAACACCGACAAGGTCGTGACCTTGATCGAGGAAGTGCGCACCATGAAGTTGCGCCTCGATGCGCCGGACGTGAACGCCTCGGAGTTCAAGTTCACGGTGAACGACGAAGGCCGCATCATTTATGGCCTGGGCGCCATCAAAGGTGTGGGCGAAGGCCCGGTGGAAGCCATCACCGAAGCGCGCCAGAACGGGCCGTTCAAGGATCTGTTCGACTTCTGCGCGCGGGTTGACCTCAAGCGCATCAATAAACGTACCCTCGATGGGCTGATCCGTAGCGGTGCACTTGACCGTCTCGGCCCGTATTTCCACGACGAGCCAAAGGCTTATCAAGCGAATATCGACCGCAACCGCGCGGTGTTGCTCGCCGCGATGGAAGAAGCGATCAAGGCCGCCGAACAGACTGCCCGTACCCATGACAGCGGCCACGCCGACCTGTTTGGCGGTTTGTTCGTGGAAGAAGATGCCGATGTATACGGTAACCACCGCAAGGCCAAGGAGCTGACGCTCAAGGAACGTCTCAAGGGCGAAAAAGACACCCTGGGCCTGTACCTCACCGGCCACCCGATTGATGAATACGAGGGTGAAATCCGCCGTTTCGCCCGTCAGCGCATCATCGACCTGAAACCGGCGCGCGACACCCAGACCGTCGCCGGCATGATCATTGCCTTGCGGGTGATGAAGAACAAGAAGGGCGACAAGATGGGCTTCATCACCCTCGACGACCGCTCGGGCCGTATCGAAGCGTCGCTGTTTGCCGACGCGTTCCACTCCGCGCAGTCGCTGCTGCAGACCGACGCCATGGTAGTGGTGGAAGGCGAGGTCAGTAACGACGACTTCTCCGGCGGCCTGCGCCTGCGGATCAAGCGGGTGATGAGCATGGAAGATGCGCGCACCAACCTGGCGGAAAGCCTGCGTTTGAAGGTCAAGACCGAAGCCCTCAAGGGCGATCAGCTACGCTGGTTGGGTGACCTGCTCAAGCGCCACCGTGGTGCGTGCCCGGTGACCATGGAGTACACCGGCAATGACGCCAAGGCCATGTTGCAGTTTGGCGAGACGTGGCGAATTGATCCTGCTGATGGCTTGATTCAAGCATTGCGTGACCAGTTCGGGCGAGACAACGTCTTCCTCCAATACCGTTGA